A genomic window from Serratia liquefaciens includes:
- the bamC gene encoding outer membrane protein assembly factor BamC, translating into MVYSLQKSTVAKVVGISLVMMLAACTTDQRYKRQVSGDESYLDASVLKPLNAPAGMILPVQSGNYDVPATTLKGGVGKQLDIRPPVQPLALLSGSRAQYAGDSGTLLLENNPQNQNLWSRVVSMLQTKNIAIASRQDAGQTLTTDWVKWNRLDEDNQYEGRYQISVQQQGYQQALTVKTVGLQQQGKTEQITDPSEVQRYNGMMMNTIVEGLDKQDNLASSQTANRFGALDVQSSADDTGLPMLVVRGPYTVVWDRLPAALEKLGMKVGDRSRPQGTVAVTYKSLSGSDWDALGAKDPELKEGDYKLQVGDLNNRTSLQFIDPKGKPLTQSQNDGLVAAFQAAFSKTSVN; encoded by the coding sequence ATGGTTTATTCATTGCAAAAGTCGACGGTAGCAAAAGTCGTGGGTATTTCGCTGGTTATGATGCTGGCCGCCTGCACCACCGATCAGCGTTACAAGCGCCAGGTGAGCGGCGATGAGTCTTACCTCGATGCGTCGGTGCTCAAGCCACTGAACGCACCAGCCGGTATGATCCTGCCGGTGCAAAGCGGTAATTATGATGTTCCGGCAACCACGCTGAAAGGCGGCGTCGGCAAGCAACTGGATATTCGTCCGCCGGTGCAGCCACTGGCATTGCTGAGCGGTTCACGCGCGCAATATGCCGGCGACAGCGGTACGCTGCTGCTGGAAAACAACCCGCAGAACCAGAACCTGTGGTCGCGCGTTGTCAGCATGCTGCAGACGAAAAATATCGCAATCGCCTCACGTCAGGACGCCGGTCAGACGCTGACCACCGACTGGGTGAAGTGGAACCGTCTGGATGAAGACAACCAGTACGAAGGCCGCTACCAGATCAGCGTGCAACAGCAGGGTTACCAGCAGGCGCTGACGGTGAAAACCGTGGGCCTGCAGCAGCAGGGTAAAACCGAACAGATTACCGACCCGTCTGAAGTGCAGCGCTACAACGGCATGATGATGAACACCATCGTCGAAGGCCTGGACAAGCAGGACAACCTGGCAAGCAGCCAGACGGCCAACCGCTTCGGCGCGCTGGACGTGCAGAGCAGCGCCGATGACACCGGCCTGCCGATGCTGGTCGTACGCGGCCCTTACACCGTAGTGTGGGATCGCCTGCCTGCGGCGTTGGAAAAACTGGGGATGAAAGTGGGTGACCGCAGCCGTCCGCAGGGCACCGTCGCCGTAACTTACAAATCCCTGAGCGGAAGCGATTGGGATGCGTTGGGCGCCAAAGATCCTGAACTGAAAGAGGGCGACTACAAACTGCAGGTCGGGGACTTGAACAACCGCACCAGCCTGCAATTTATCGATCCTAAAGGGAAGCCATTGACCCAGTCGCAAAACGACGGCTTGGTGGCGGCCTTCCAGGCAGCATTCAGTAAAACCAGCGTTAACTGA
- the dapA gene encoding 4-hydroxy-tetrahydrodipicolinate synthase yields MFTGSIVALVTPMDDTGAVDRASLKKLIDYHVASGTAAIVSVGTTGESATLAHDEHVDVVLQTLELAAGRIPVIAGTGANATAEAISLTQRFENTGVVGCLTVTPYYNKPTQEGLYQHFKAIAESTALPQILYNVPSRTGCDMLPPVIARLAKIKNIVAVKEATGNLSRVSQIQVLVDDEDFILLSGDDASGLDFMQLGGKGVISVTANVAAREMAQLCALAAQGDFAEARRLNQRLMPLHQDLFVEANPIPVKWACKALGLMATDTMRLPMTPLTDAARPVVERALKSAGLL; encoded by the coding sequence ATGTTTACGGGAAGTATTGTTGCACTGGTTACGCCGATGGACGACACAGGTGCTGTCGATCGCGCGAGCCTAAAAAAATTGATTGATTATCATGTAGCCAGTGGAACTGCGGCCATCGTTTCCGTAGGGACTACCGGCGAGTCCGCAACGCTTGCCCATGACGAGCACGTTGACGTGGTATTGCAGACGCTGGAACTGGCCGCTGGCCGTATTCCGGTGATCGCCGGTACCGGCGCCAACGCCACCGCCGAAGCCATTTCGCTGACCCAGCGCTTTGAAAATACCGGCGTAGTGGGTTGCCTGACGGTCACGCCTTACTACAACAAACCTACTCAGGAAGGGCTGTACCAGCACTTCAAGGCGATTGCCGAAAGCACCGCATTGCCGCAGATCCTCTATAACGTGCCTTCGCGCACCGGGTGTGACATGCTGCCGCCGGTGATTGCGCGTTTGGCAAAAATTAAGAATATTGTTGCTGTTAAAGAGGCAACAGGGAACTTAAGTCGTGTAAGTCAGATCCAAGTGCTGGTTGATGATGAAGATTTCATTTTGCTGAGCGGCGATGACGCCAGCGGTCTGGATTTCATGCAACTGGGTGGCAAAGGGGTGATTTCCGTGACGGCCAACGTGGCGGCGCGTGAAATGGCGCAGCTTTGCGCGCTGGCAGCACAGGGCGACTTTGCTGAGGCACGCCGCTTAAATCAGCGCTTGATGCCGTTGCATCAGGATTTGTTTGTAGAAGCAAACCCAATTCCGGTGAAATGGGCCTGTAAGGCATTGGGATTGATGGCAACCGATACGATGCGTCTGCCTATGACGCCGTTGACCGACGCTGCCCGTCCGGTAGTGGAACGCGCGTTGAAAAGCGCCGGTTTGCTGTAA